A single genomic interval of Candidatus Eisenbacteria bacterium harbors:
- the accB gene encoding acetyl-CoA carboxylase biotin carboxyl carrier protein: MKLSKIKELVRLLEESGIEEIEVSSWGRRIRVSKSGNSYHSHAPAFVSAREGTSGVGESASRNTQTDSHEKSLGDLKEIKSPMVGTFYRAPAPGAEPFIEADSRIEVGQTVCIIEAMKLMNEIQSEVSGRIARILVENAQPVEYGQTLFLVAPG, from the coding sequence ATGAAGCTCAGTAAGATAAAGGAACTCGTCCGGCTTCTGGAAGAGAGTGGCATAGAAGAGATCGAAGTCTCGAGCTGGGGGCGAAGGATAAGAGTTTCCAAGTCGGGTAATTCCTACCACTCCCACGCTCCTGCCTTTGTGTCGGCCAGAGAGGGGACGTCCGGGGTGGGTGAGTCTGCTTCCAGGAACACCCAGACTGATTCCCATGAGAAGTCGCTCGGTGACTTGAAGGAGATCAAGTCTCCCATGGTCGGCACGTTCTACAGGGCCCCTGCGCCTGGCGCAGAACCATTCATCGAGGCCGACTCCAGGATTGAAGTTGGACAAACCGTCTGCATCATCGAAGCCATGAAACTTATGAATGAGATTCAGTCGGAGGTGTCTGGAAGAATCGCCAGAATCCTCGTGGAAAATGCCCAACCCGTGGAGTACGGCCAGACTCTTTTCCTCGTGGCACCCGGTTGA
- a CDS encoding type IV pilus twitching motility protein PilT, giving the protein MNIISVLEGMVQLNASDLHLKVGAPPTVRVDGGLQPLDMPPATQEELVRVADQILTPRQKKIFDDTKEVDFGFGVPGLSRFRCNFYVQRGTICMVFRRVPFSVPTFEELNLPAAVKDLPMSPRGLILVTGTVGSGKSTTLAAMVQAINTTVRRNIITIEDPVEFLIKDDKSIISQREVGMDTLSFQEGLRHVLRQDPDVVLIGEIRDVETMSIALMAADTGHLVLSTLHTADSAQTVARVISFFQPHQHEEVRFMLASTLRAVISLRLIPKAAGKGRVPAVEVMVCTAAIRDYIVDAKKTSSITSAIQEGVSQYGMQTFDQAIMRLYRQEIITLDDALRYCSNPSEFSLRIKGIEATSSKTWEMFESGGAKS; this is encoded by the coding sequence ATGAATATCATCAGTGTACTTGAGGGGATGGTTCAACTCAACGCTTCCGACCTGCATCTCAAGGTTGGAGCTCCTCCCACCGTTAGGGTTGACGGTGGGCTTCAGCCTCTCGACATGCCCCCGGCGACTCAAGAAGAGCTCGTCAGGGTCGCGGATCAAATCCTTACCCCTCGCCAGAAGAAGATCTTCGACGACACGAAAGAGGTCGATTTTGGCTTCGGCGTCCCCGGCCTCAGCAGGTTTAGGTGTAACTTCTACGTTCAGAGGGGCACGATCTGTATGGTCTTCAGAAGGGTCCCCTTCAGCGTTCCTACCTTCGAAGAACTCAACTTGCCTGCCGCCGTAAAAGACCTCCCGATGAGCCCCAGGGGCCTCATCCTTGTGACGGGGACCGTCGGCAGCGGCAAGTCCACCACGCTCGCGGCCATGGTACAGGCCATAAACACGACCGTCCGGAGGAACATAATCACGATCGAGGATCCGGTGGAGTTTCTCATAAAGGACGACAAGAGCATAATCAGCCAGCGAGAAGTGGGCATGGACACCCTGAGCTTCCAGGAAGGACTCAGGCACGTCTTGAGGCAGGATCCCGACGTGGTTCTCATCGGCGAAATAAGAGACGTAGAAACCATGTCGATTGCGCTGATGGCCGCCGACACGGGACATCTCGTTCTCAGTACCCTTCATACTGCCGATTCCGCCCAGACGGTGGCACGCGTGATTTCTTTCTTTCAACCTCATCAGCACGAAGAAGTGCGTTTCATGCTTGCTTCCACCTTGAGGGCCGTCATCTCCTTGAGACTGATCCCCAAGGCCGCGGGAAAGGGTCGAGTTCCCGCAGTCGAGGTCATGGTCTGCACCGCGGCAATAAGAGACTACATTGTCGATGCCAAGAAGACTTCTTCAATAACGTCCGCGATCCAAGAGGGCGTCAGCCAGTACGGGATGCAGACTTTCGATCAGGCCATCATGCGACTTTACAGGCAGGAGATCATAACGCTGGATGACGCACTCAGGTATTGCTCCAATCCCTCGGAGTTCAGCCTGAGAATCAAAGGAATCGAGGCCACGTCGAGCAAGACCTGGGAGATGTTCGAAAGCGGAGGTGCGAAGTCCTAG
- the accC gene encoding acetyl-CoA carboxylase biotin carboxylase subunit: MFKRVLIANRGEIAIRVLRACQELGIETVAVYSEADADSLHVRLADEAVCIGPPPSAESYLNIPRIISAAEITDSEAIHPGYGFLAENPEFAEICEASNIKFIGPTSAHIRKMGDKAFARSSMVRAGVPVLPGSEGAVDSVRDAEKVAEDVGYPVMIKAVAGGGGRGMRVVRSSESLPNSFLMCRAEAESAFGSPEVYIEKYIEKPRHVEIQIMGDSAGNVVHLFERDCSIQRRHQKLIEEAPSSAITPELRKKIGGIAVMGARKIGYENAGTIEFLLDENANFYFIEMNTRIQVEHTVTEEVTGFDLVKEQIIIASTGNLTFAQEDVSINGHAIECRVNAEDSEANFRPCPGKITYVHLPGGHGIRVDTHVYAGYTIPSHYDSLIAKIVAHGRDRAEATARMKRALRECLIEGVKTTIPFYQKVLSDETFVSGKADATLVERLSKKEG, from the coding sequence ATGTTTAAACGAGTATTGATTGCAAATCGCGGCGAAATCGCCATTCGCGTACTCCGCGCTTGCCAGGAGCTTGGAATCGAGACGGTGGCGGTCTATTCGGAGGCCGACGCCGACTCGCTTCACGTGCGACTCGCCGACGAGGCGGTGTGCATAGGCCCGCCTCCCAGCGCCGAAAGCTACCTCAACATCCCCCGCATAATAAGCGCAGCCGAGATCACAGACTCAGAAGCAATACACCCGGGGTATGGATTCCTTGCCGAGAATCCTGAGTTCGCCGAGATATGCGAGGCAAGCAACATAAAGTTCATAGGTCCGACGTCCGCGCACATCAGAAAAATGGGCGACAAGGCGTTTGCACGCTCGAGCATGGTGAGAGCAGGAGTCCCCGTCCTGCCGGGCAGCGAAGGCGCCGTTGACAGCGTGCGCGATGCGGAGAAGGTGGCCGAGGACGTCGGTTATCCGGTAATGATAAAGGCGGTGGCTGGCGGCGGCGGAAGGGGAATGAGGGTGGTGAGGTCAAGCGAGAGCCTTCCGAACAGCTTTCTCATGTGTAGGGCGGAAGCCGAGTCCGCCTTTGGGAGTCCGGAAGTCTACATAGAGAAATACATAGAGAAACCTCGCCACGTTGAAATCCAGATTATGGGGGATTCGGCAGGCAACGTGGTGCACCTCTTCGAGAGAGACTGCTCCATTCAGAGAAGGCACCAGAAGCTCATAGAGGAGGCTCCGTCATCGGCCATCACGCCTGAACTGCGCAAGAAGATTGGCGGCATTGCCGTGATGGGCGCAAGGAAGATTGGCTACGAGAACGCGGGCACGATCGAATTCCTGCTTGACGAGAATGCGAACTTCTATTTCATCGAGATGAACACTCGCATTCAGGTGGAGCACACCGTCACGGAAGAAGTCACAGGTTTCGACCTGGTGAAAGAGCAGATCATCATAGCCTCTACCGGGAATCTGACCTTCGCCCAAGAAGACGTGTCGATCAACGGGCACGCGATCGAGTGCCGCGTAAATGCCGAAGATTCTGAAGCCAACTTCAGACCCTGCCCGGGAAAGATCACTTATGTTCATCTGCCGGGAGGGCATGGCATAAGGGTTGACACGCACGTGTATGCCGGCTACACGATTCCGTCTCACTACGATTCTCTCATCGCCAAGATAGTTGCGCACGGAAGGGACAGGGCAGAGGCCACGGCGAGAATGAAGAGGGCTCTCAGGGAATGCCTCATCGAAGGAGTAAAGACAACGATACCGTTCTACCAGAAAGTGCTTTCCGACGAGACCTTTGTCAGCGGAAAAGCAGACGCAACTCTTGTCGAACGCCTCTCTAAGAAGGAGGGGTGA